Proteins encoded together in one Quercus lobata isolate SW786 chromosome 3, ValleyOak3.0 Primary Assembly, whole genome shotgun sequence window:
- the LOC115980347 gene encoding uncharacterized protein LOC115980347, whose protein sequence is MGLDKDTHNISIVFRAPQQLVGTQVFYNSIPLQYDNDANIMWGVIKRAGQFIGSDLYVTVHTVGFNVDGGSQYGSRVGEQESVPVTVVHPSVTPETSLPYNCQPWNGVAMDNTEDAEVLGSIHTHEDEGYTHRNEDIQTYLDEATEMDETRDVYEEFIDNDGPVENPELLDELQPENNLNPNPEWFTSNTWDDINDPSPSLETGLLSWRPGDEPSKGMLFNNKAAVQHALTMFSVGLNKKFKYMKSDPERLVVTCVDDACLWSIRAIYSKRHKLWMITTSKGPHTCSTLQVDHDGRMMDSKFIAITLESYVREDISRTVATLRSVLHAKHGHWASHYKVWDAKQKAVAAIYGGFDESYAELPRFLAALKDADPTTVTQLKCDHRSVPGTCTFNCAFWAFGPCIEGFKYCRPVISIDATHLYGKYKGKLLIAMATDANNEVYPLAFAVVESESKETWGWFLACLKRYVTDRTNLCIISDRHSGIKACFDDTRMTWLQPPQAHHRYCLRHVVSNVNTKWKIPELKNMVWRAASANQVRKFQATLDLIRNVKPAAHRYLENENKEKWTLAHDGGRRYGAMTTNLSECFNGVLKGARSLPITAMVRYTFFKLNSYFDARRNLTLEQLEAGQQWCKYAMEKFEKNQTKAKDHMVTRMCTQAQLYQVDTQGNPLGNGGGRHTHRVDLRGMTCTCGKWEAYKMPCSHVIAICAKYKHDAQLFIDPCYSVSHRFHSYEPVFQPLKDRLAWPDPEETRVVMPNPHLIRNKGWPKSTRIRNEMDENDRELPTSLWIENGPKSRCGFCRQEGHNRRTCPTRNAESTSGGAAS, encoded by the coding sequence ATGGGGTTAGACAAGGATACCCACAACATCTCCATTGTATTTCGGGCTCCGCAGCAACTAGTAGGTACCCAAGTGTTCTACAATTCAATTCCGTTACAATACGACAATGATGCAAATATAATGTGGGGAGTGATAAAGCGGGCAGGGCAATTCATAGGTTCTGACTTGTATGTAACTGTCCACACTGTTGGGTTCAATGTCGACGGGGGTTCGCAATATGGCAGTAGAGTTGGAGAGCAAGAATCAGTTCCTGTAACCGTTGTGCACCCGTCAGTTACACCCGAGACATCTTTGCCCTACAACTGTCAACCATGGAATGGGGTTGCTATGGACAATACTGAAGACGCCGAAGTGTTAGGGTCTATCCATACCCATGAGGATGAAGGATATACTCACCGAAATGAAGATATCCAAACCTACTTGGACGAGGCAACCGAAATGGATGAGACTCGAGATGTGTATGAGGAGTTCATTGATAACGATGGACCGGTAGAGAATCCAGAATTGTTAGATGAACTACAACCAGAAAATAATCTAAACCCTAACCCCGAATGGTTCACGTCAAACACATGGGATGACATTAATGACCCATCACCTTCCCTGGAAACAGGTCTGCTGAGTTGGCGACCGGGGGACGAACCGAGCAAGGGGATGCTATTCAATAATAAAGCTGCGGTTCAGCACGCGCTAACCATGTTCTCCGTTGggctcaataaaaaatttaagtacatgaaGTCAGACCCCGAGAGACTGGTTGTAACGTGTGTAGACGATGCATGTCTATGGTCAATTCGAGCTATCTACAGCAAAAGGCACAAGCTGTGGATGATCACAACATCTAAGGGTCCCCACACTTGCTCGACACTCCAAGTGGATCATGATGGAAGGATGATGGATTCAAAGTTCATTGCCATCACACTTGAGTCATACGTACGGGAAGACATTTCAAGAACAGTAGCAACCCTACGTAGTGTTCTTCATGCGAAGCACGGCCATTGGGCGTCTCACTATAAGGTTTGGGATGCAAAACAGAAAGCCGTTGCAGCCATCTACGGTGGTTTCGATGAGTCATATGCAGAATTGCCTCGGTTCCTGGCAGCGTTAAAAGATGCAGATCCAACCACAGTGACACAGTTGAAGTGCGACCATCGTAGTGTGCCGGGAACTTGCACATTTAACTGTGCCTTTTGGGCTTTTGGTCCGTGTATAGAAGGGTTCAAGTATTGTAGGCCGGTGATAAGCATCGATGCAACGCACCTCTATGGCAAGTACAAGGGGAAGTTGTTGATAGCAATGGCAACGGATGCTAACAACGAGGTTTATCCACTCGCGTTTGCCGTTGTTGAGAGTGAGAGCAAGGAGACATGGGGATGGTTCTTGGCATGCCTGAAACGATATGTTACGGACCGGACAAATCTTTGCATCATCTCTGACCGACATTCGGGTATAAAAGCTTGCTTTGATGACACAAGGATGACTTGGTTGCAGCCTCCCCAGGCCCATCACCGGTATTGCCTCCGCCATGTAGTTAGCAATGTGAACACAAAATGGAAAATTCCGGAGTTGAAGAACATGGTATGGAGGGCCGCAAGCGCGAATCAAGTTAGAAAGTTTCAAGCCACACTGGATTTAATTCGCAATGTCAAACCGGCTGCACACAGGTActtggaaaatgaaaacaaagaaaagtggACACTTGCACACGACGGAGGGCGTCGATACGGAGCAATGACAACCAACCTATCGGAGTGTTTTAATGGAGTATTGAAAGGTGCACGCAGCTTGCCAATCACGGCAATGGTGAGGTACACCTTCTTCAAACTGAACTCCTACTTTGACGCTCGTCGTAATCTCACTCTAGAGCAATTGGAAGCGGGTCAACAATGGTGCAAGTATGCCATGGAGAAGTTCGAAAAAAACCAAACGAAGGCAAAGGACCATATGGTGACACGGATGTGCACACAAGCGCAGTTATATCAGGTTGACACACAAGGTAATCCTCTAGGTAATGGGGGCGGACGACACACGCATAGGGTTGATCTTCGGGGTATGACATGCACATGTGGAAAATGGGAAGCATACAAGATGCCGTGTTCACACGTAATAGCAATTTGTGCTAAGTATAAGCATGATGCACAGCTGTTTATTGATCCTTGCTATAGCGTGAGTCATAGGTTCCATAGCTATGAACCGGTATTCCAACCGTTGAAAGACAGATTAGCATGGCCGGATCCTGAAGAAACTAGAGTAGTGATGCCCAATCCGCACCTGATCCGGAACAAAGGTTGGCCAAAGTCCACACGAATCCGCAATGAGATGGACGAGAATGATAGGGAGTTGCCGACCTCCCTATGGATCGAGAATGGACCCAAGTCAAGATGTGGGTTCTGTCGCCAAGAGGGGCACAACCGTAGAACATGTCCTACTCGAAATGCGGAGTCAACTAGCGGTGGAGCTGCATCATAG
- the LOC115982876 gene encoding gametogenetin-like — protein MYMDGVGSSRCTSDAAAQPSHPPGHENSAEHTSCAQAGPRSPPPTRLSPPLFADSAHDGGCIFVPTPGRPTPPIVQAEPTQDPSLPNPEEPAAQIEQIQGENIVPVHGLRRSLRTDIHPPGCGTGDGKTRPAKAVVRKRKDR, from the exons ATGTACATGGATGGTGTCGGGTCATCGCGATGCACGTCTGACGCTGCTGCCCAGCCATCCCACCCCCCTGGCCATGAGAATAGTGCAGAACACACATCCTGTGCCCAAGCTGGCCCTCGGTCCCCACCACCCACTCGGCTGTCTCCCCCATTGTTTGCCGACTCTGCCCATGACGGTGGCTGTATATTTGTACCCACCCCTGGCCGACCGACACCACCTATAGTTCAAGCTGAGCCCACCCAGGACCCTTCACTTCCTAACCCTGAAGAACCGGCTGCACAGATCGAACAGATACAGGGTGAGAATATAGTGCCGGTACATGGGTTGCGAAGATCACTCCGCACTGACATACATCCCCCTGGTTGTGGGACCGGTGACG GTAAGACGAGACCGGCGAAGGCAGTTGTGAGGAAACGAAAAGATCGTTGA